One region of Thunnus albacares chromosome 20, fThuAlb1.1, whole genome shotgun sequence genomic DNA includes:
- the gch2 gene encoding GTP cyclohydrolase 2, translated as MNGHCNGKVNDAVEDFQRNNSFSDLIIDTKRSAVHRKHETSRKVAEDESRLPTLQAAYTSILRELGEDTDRQGLLRTPLRAAKAMQFLTKGYHETVDDILNDAIFDEDHEEMVIVKDIDMFSLCEHHLVPFFGRVHIGYIPNKKVVGLSKLARIVEIFSRRLQVQERLTKQIAMGISEALKPKGVAVVIEAAHMCMVMRGVQKMNSRTVTSTMLGVYLEDPKTREEFLTLTNHA; from the exons ATGAACGGCCACTGCAACGGAAAGGTCAACGACGCCGTGGAGGACTTCCAGCGCAACAACAGCTTCAGCGACCTCATCATAGACACCAAGAGGTCCGCCGTGCACCGCAAGCACGAGACGTCCCGCAAAGTGGCGGAGGACGAGTCCCGCTTGCCTACGCTGCAGGCCGCCTACACCAGCATCCTGCGGGAGCTCGGGGAGGACACGGACCGGCAGGGGCTGCTGCGCACCCCGCTGCGTGCCGCCAAGGCCATGCAGTTCCTCACCAAGGGCTACCATGAGACCGTCGATG ACATCCTAAATGACGCCATATTTGATGAAGACCACGAAGAGATGGTGATTGTGAAGGACATAGAcatgttttcactgtgtgaacaccaCCTGGTGCCCTTTTTTGGGAGG GTTCACATCGGGTATATTCCCAACAAAAAAGTGGTGGGACTGAGCAAGCTGGCaag GATTGTGGAGATCTTCAGTCGAAGGCTTCAAG ttcaAGAGCGTCTGACCAAGCAGATTGCCATGGGAATATCAGAAGCTCTGAAGCCAAAAGGTGTAGCTGTGGTTATTGAAGCAGC gcacATGTGTATGGTCATGCGTGGCGTCCAGAAGATGAACAGCCGCACAGTGACGAGCACCATGCTGGGCGTTTACCTAGAAGACCCCAAAACCCGGGAGGAGTTCCTGACCCTCACAAACCACGCTTAA